One part of the Treponema peruense genome encodes these proteins:
- a CDS encoding ABC transporter permease, with protein sequence MSDFFVAFSGAMVGAVAQGVLWGIMALGVYITFKILDFADMTVDGSFALGGCTCAILIVNGINPLIAVLIATIAGALAGCITGLLTTKLKIPGILAGILMMLALYSINLHIMGGPNQPLSRAHVTIMNFFNNLFNLSEIFEDTATSVSSLITGVIFSAALIAIMYWFFGTEVGSAIRATGDNPNMSRAQGISTDKMQILALMIANGLVAMSGALVMQQQRFGDVSMGIGTIVIGLASIIIGEVIFGRRFGFWWSLLSVVFGSIIYRLIIAIVLQLGMKTQDLKLLSAVVVAVALSVPVIKQKMSHHKKNTGVKNA encoded by the coding sequence ATGTCAGATTTTTTTGTTGCATTTTCCGGTGCTATGGTTGGTGCCGTTGCCCAGGGTGTTCTCTGGGGAATTATGGCTTTAGGCGTTTACATTACGTTTAAAATTCTTGATTTTGCCGACATGACAGTTGACGGAAGCTTTGCTTTGGGTGGCTGTACCTGTGCAATTCTTATTGTAAACGGAATAAACCCTCTTATTGCCGTTCTTATAGCTACAATAGCCGGAGCCCTTGCCGGATGCATTACCGGTCTTCTTACCACAAAACTCAAAATTCCCGGAATTCTTGCTGGAATTCTTATGATGCTGGCACTTTATTCAATAAACCTTCACATTATGGGAGGCCCTAACCAGCCTTTGTCAAGAGCGCATGTTACCATAATGAATTTCTTTAACAATCTGTTCAATCTGTCAGAAATTTTTGAAGATACGGCAACATCAGTTTCAAGTCTGATTACCGGAGTTATTTTTAGTGCTGCACTTATTGCCATTATGTACTGGTTCTTCGGAACAGAAGTCGGCAGTGCAATCCGCGCAACGGGAGATAACCCCAATATGAGCCGCGCACAGGGAATAAGTACAGACAAAATGCAGATTCTGGCCCTTATGATAGCAAACGGTCTTGTTGCCATGAGCGGCGCTCTTGTTATGCAGCAGCAGCGCTTTGGTGACGTAAGCATGGGAATCGGAACAATTGTTATTGGCCTTGCTTCAATAATTATCGGTGAAGTAATATTCGGCCGCAGATTCGGCTTCTGGTGGAGCCTGCTTTCTGTTGTTTTCGGTTCAATAATTTACAGACTTATTATCGCGATTGTTCTTCAGCTTGGAATGAAAACACAGGACCTTAAGCTTTTGTCTGCTGTTGTTGTAGCCGTAGCACTTTCTGTTCCTGTAATAAAACAAAAGATGTCGCACCATAAAAAAAATACAGGAGTTAAAAATGCTTAA
- a CDS encoding ABC transporter substrate-binding protein has protein sequence MKKVLKVLAVAATVTALVCSCSSGAKVTKIGVIQLVEHPALDASYKGFVDGLKAAGYEDGKNIKIDYENAQGEQANCVTIADKLVSTRSDLILAIATPAAQAVANKTERIPILVTAVTDPESAGLVNSNKLPGTNVSGTSDLTPVAAQIDLLKKIFPNAKKVGMLYCSSEENSKFQIDIAKEACDKVGLSYVDATVSNTNEVQQVVQSLVGKVDAIYTPTDNMIASCMATVALVTNEAKIPVICGESGMVDKGGLATYGINYYELGKQTATMAVDILKNGKKPAEMPVQYLSTCDFTYNPDTVKILGIELPSDLLK, from the coding sequence ATGAAGAAAGTATTGAAAGTTCTGGCCGTTGCAGCTACAGTTACGGCACTTGTATGCTCTTGTTCTTCGGGAGCAAAAGTAACAAAAATCGGTGTTATTCAGCTTGTTGAACACCCGGCCCTTGACGCTTCTTATAAGGGTTTTGTTGACGGACTCAAGGCCGCCGGTTATGAAGACGGAAAGAACATAAAGATTGACTACGAAAATGCCCAGGGCGAACAGGCCAACTGCGTTACTATCGCAGACAAACTTGTTTCTACACGCAGCGATCTTATTCTTGCAATTGCAACTCCGGCTGCACAGGCTGTAGCAAACAAGACAGAGCGCATTCCTATTCTTGTTACTGCCGTTACAGACCCCGAAAGTGCAGGTCTTGTAAACAGCAACAAACTCCCCGGAACAAACGTAAGCGGTACTTCTGACCTTACTCCGGTTGCAGCTCAGATTGATCTTCTCAAAAAGATTTTCCCGAATGCAAAAAAAGTCGGAATGCTTTACTGCTCAAGCGAAGAGAATTCAAAGTTCCAGATAGACATTGCGAAGGAAGCATGTGACAAAGTGGGACTTTCCTATGTAGACGCAACTGTTTCAAACACAAATGAAGTTCAGCAGGTTGTACAGAGCCTTGTCGGAAAGGTAGACGCAATTTATACTCCTACAGACAACATGATTGCAAGCTGCATGGCTACAGTAGCACTTGTTACAAACGAAGCAAAAATTCCTGTAATCTGCGGTGAAAGCGGAATGGTGGACAAAGGCGGACTTGCCACATACGGAATCAACTACTACGAACTTGGAAAACAGACTGCAACTATGGCTGTAGATATTCTCAAGAACGGAAAAAAGCCTGCAGAAATGCCTGTACAGTATCTGAGTACCTGCGACTTTACATACAATCCTGACACTGTAAAGATTCTTGGAATTGAACTTCCTTCAGATCTTCTTAAATAA
- a CDS encoding JAB domain-containing protein — translation MDNINLQLEELNDKPDIRELTLRNGIYYPSDEELIMLILGRGTRKNPIELLSQEVIDMLNASNDENLIQNLVSIEGVGTSRALVIAAALELGRRRNSYQKKTVNKPSDIVPYVQHYSLKPTEHFVTATVNGAHELIKIRLISVGTTNRTLVHPREIFAGAVSEHASGIICCHNHPYGKCSPSHADVESTKVLQQAAGILGITFMDHIIITKNDYFSFLEHDML, via the coding sequence ATGGACAATATAAATTTACAACTAGAAGAATTGAACGACAAGCCCGACATAAGGGAACTTACGCTCAGAAATGGAATTTACTATCCCAGTGATGAAGAACTCATTATGCTTATTCTGGGCCGGGGAACAAGGAAAAACCCCATTGAACTTTTGTCTCAGGAAGTCATAGACATGCTCAATGCCAGCAATGATGAAAACCTGATTCAAAATCTTGTTTCAATAGAAGGTGTCGGAACTTCGCGGGCCCTTGTTATAGCGGCTGCACTCGAACTTGGAAGGCGGCGCAACAGTTACCAGAAAAAAACGGTCAACAAACCCAGCGACATTGTTCCGTACGTCCAGCATTATTCGCTCAAACCTACGGAACATTTTGTTACGGCAACAGTAAACGGCGCCCACGAACTTATCAAAATAAGACTTATCTCTGTAGGAACAACAAACAGAACGCTTGTTCACCCCAGAGAAATTTTTGCAGGGGCAGTTTCGGAACACGCTTCGGGAATAATATGCTGCCACAACCACCCTTACGGAAAATGCAGTCCCAGCCACGCCGATGTTGAGTCAACAAAAGTTCTTCAGCAGGCGGCAGGAATCCTGGGAATAACATTTATGGACCATATCATAATCACAAAAAACGACTACTTCAGCTTTCTTGAACATGACATGCTTTGA
- a CDS encoding PEGA domain-containing protein — MKLKKILVLAATLFSLQYNYAQVSASRTPVFTGSDDITAVKQKKASLSVHVNTSGASVYLDGSYRGTAPVRITEIEPGNHTLRIQKPHYETRTISINLRPGQTHDIYADLEKISGFLYVQTSPSGADIYVDGGRVFSSSSAIELDEGFHRISAEKFGYKKENSTITIIRGMTRTVSLTLQKAEFEITSVTASKKKFNPRNAGGLGSIDINFSVTAPETGTLYITDESGSILSSSEYTFTTWNGTYSWDGTDKDGYIAPDGTYKAVLCAGKKEVVASFSIDSSITYPQLSITSFGSGIAGLPVPKNNPSGSFTMEFGAGVCFAPLSEKTFAGAPYKISLAFTAADFLELSGNFTGFFAGSDRFSASGAAKFAWSSLVTDKTSLKYGISAAFESTAKFFPEEKCPDDGSGISFCGMMGTESDGTFAGLSSQYTFYTGTEEFAHLWKNGITVLKTTDFFSAGAYAAITSFPKENVWFDHADAGIQACIYLGSTRAYLILQTGCTLFPEGGIYLNANAAVSLTF, encoded by the coding sequence ATGAAATTAAAAAAAATACTGGTTCTGGCGGCGACACTTTTTTCACTGCAGTACAATTATGCTCAGGTTTCAGCATCACGTACACCGGTTTTTACAGGCTCGGACGATATTACCGCGGTAAAGCAAAAAAAAGCGTCCCTCAGTGTACACGTCAACACAAGCGGCGCTTCGGTTTACCTTGACGGAAGCTATAGAGGAACGGCACCTGTACGCATTACAGAAATCGAGCCGGGAAACCATACCTTAAGAATACAAAAGCCCCACTACGAAACCAGGACAATCAGCATAAATCTGCGTCCGGGACAAACACACGATATATACGCCGATCTTGAAAAAATTTCGGGTTTTCTTTACGTGCAGACATCCCCTTCAGGCGCAGACATTTACGTAGACGGCGGCCGTGTATTCAGTTCATCTTCGGCAATAGAACTGGACGAAGGCTTCCACAGAATTTCTGCCGAAAAATTCGGTTACAAAAAGGAAAATTCCACGATAACAATAATCCGCGGCATGACACGAACAGTTTCACTTACGCTGCAGAAGGCTGAATTCGAAATAACATCGGTTACCGCGTCAAAAAAGAAATTCAACCCGCGCAATGCAGGAGGACTAGGTTCAATAGACATAAATTTTTCTGTAACCGCGCCCGAAACAGGAACCCTCTATATTACAGACGAAAGCGGCAGTATTTTAAGTTCCAGCGAATATACGTTTACAACCTGGAACGGAACATACTCATGGGACGGGACAGACAAAGACGGTTACATTGCCCCGGACGGAACCTACAAAGCCGTACTCTGTGCAGGCAAAAAAGAAGTGGTGGCTTCATTCAGCATAGATTCGTCAATAACCTACCCTCAGCTTTCAATCACTTCTTTCGGAAGCGGAATTGCAGGTCTTCCTGTTCCAAAAAACAATCCTTCAGGTTCGTTTACAATGGAATTCGGTGCCGGTGTCTGTTTTGCCCCGTTAAGTGAAAAAACTTTTGCCGGCGCACCGTACAAAATATCGCTTGCATTTACTGCCGCGGACTTTCTGGAACTTTCAGGAAACTTCACAGGATTTTTCGCAGGTTCAGACAGGTTCAGTGCATCAGGAGCCGCAAAATTCGCGTGGAGCAGTCTGGTAACAGACAAAACTTCCCTTAAGTACGGAATTTCTGCAGCATTCGAAAGTACAGCAAAATTCTTTCCCGAAGAAAAATGCCCTGATGACGGCAGCGGAATTTCTTTCTGCGGAATGATGGGAACAGAATCTGACGGAACGTTCGCCGGTCTTTCCTCGCAGTACACATTCTATACCGGAACAGAAGAATTTGCGCATCTTTGGAAAAACGGAATAACAGTCCTCAAAACAACGGACTTTTTTTCTGCGGGTGCATATGCCGCAATAACCTCTTTTCCAAAAGAAAATGTCTGGTTTGACCATGCAGACGCCGGAATTCAGGCCTGCATATATCTCGGAAGCACAAGGGCTTATCTTATACTGCAGACCGGCTGCACATTGTTTCCCGAAGGCGGGATTTATTTAAACGCAAATGCCGCGGTGTCACTCACATTTTGA
- a CDS encoding S1C family serine protease, producing MKLYSKRQLLVRTAAAGITAAAISALICAAVIKNSHGTENPQQTETAQSSGSVTETQEAVPQKKEAELQTNSPVLQVINNSSDYTQDEIQNISVYEKCNEAVVNITTKVMDYNWFYEPELKDSGSGSGSIIDKRGYVVTNVHVVKNATLITISLADGTSYEGKVVGLDESSDIAVLKFDPPQNVELKTISFGDSENLRVGQNVIAIGNPFALERTMTTGIISGLGRPIQSAKNVIIRNMIQTDAAINPGNSGGPLLDSKGRMIGINTMIYSTSGSSSGVGFAIPASTARRVVSDLLTYGRVNRGEMKLSLIQNTPRIASFAGYKISSGMIINSVEKNSLAEKAGLQGGTMAVQYGTYNPQIIYLGGDIITEIDGISISKLADYYSALEDKVPGDKVTVTVYRKGRYEKITVTLESPKNSSEA from the coding sequence ATGAAACTTTATTCAAAAAGACAGCTTTTGGTACGCACGGCAGCCGCAGGAATTACCGCAGCCGCAATTTCGGCACTGATATGTGCTGCAGTAATAAAAAATTCACACGGAACAGAAAACCCGCAGCAGACAGAAACAGCACAGAGCAGCGGTTCCGTTACAGAGACACAGGAAGCTGTTCCGCAGAAAAAAGAAGCAGAACTCCAGACGAATTCCCCGGTGCTTCAGGTAATAAACAATTCGTCGGACTACACTCAGGACGAGATACAGAATATTTCGGTATACGAAAAATGCAACGAAGCGGTTGTAAACATCACGACAAAAGTCATGGACTACAACTGGTTCTACGAGCCTGAACTCAAAGACAGCGGTTCGGGGTCGGGGTCAATCATTGACAAAAGGGGTTACGTCGTAACAAACGTTCATGTCGTTAAAAACGCAACCCTTATCACAATTTCCCTTGCCGACGGAACTTCATACGAAGGAAAAGTCGTTGGTCTTGACGAAAGCAGCGACATTGCGGTCCTTAAATTCGATCCGCCGCAGAATGTGGAACTCAAAACAATTTCGTTCGGAGACTCAGAAAACCTTCGTGTAGGCCAGAATGTAATTGCAATAGGAAACCCGTTTGCACTTGAACGCACAATGACAACAGGTATCATTTCCGGACTGGGCCGCCCTATCCAGTCTGCAAAAAACGTAATTATCCGCAACATGATACAGACAGACGCTGCAATTAACCCCGGAAACTCAGGCGGTCCTCTTCTGGACAGCAAGGGGCGCATGATAGGCATAAACACAATGATTTATTCCACAAGCGGCTCTTCGAGCGGAGTCGGTTTTGCAATTCCGGCAAGTACAGCCAGACGCGTTGTAAGTGATTTGCTGACTTACGGAAGGGTAAACCGCGGAGAAATGAAGCTTTCGCTTATACAGAACACACCAAGAATAGCTTCTTTTGCAGGATACAAAATCTCTTCCGGAATGATAATCAACAGTGTGGAAAAGAACAGTCTTGCAGAAAAAGCAGGTCTTCAAGGCGGAACAATGGCAGTCCAGTACGGAACCTACAATCCGCAGATAATATACCTGGGCGGAGACATCATTACCGAAATTGACGGCATAAGCATTTCAAAACTGGCCGACTACTACAGCGCACTCGAAGACAAGGTTCCGGGAGACAAAGTTACTGTTACCGTTTACAGAAAGGGGCGCTACGAAAAAATAACGGTTACACTGGAGTCACCCAAAAACTCATCGGAGGCATGA